The Nitrospira sp. sequence CACCTTGTGAGAAAGGCGGTGGCGTATGGCAACCTCTTCCATTCCTTCCGTTTGAAATGATGTACACCGAGTTCCCTGTAAAGGCATAACTCAACCGATAAACCCGAGGAGGATGGCATGCAGACAAGGGGGTTCTTCGTCGCATCAATACTTATGGGGCTCATTCTGTGTGTCCCACTTGCCGCGAATTCAGCTGAAAAACAGGATGCAACCCACAGGAAGCTTACCGGCATTGTGGTGACGAAAGCAGGCGGGCTCACAGTCAAAACAGCGAACGGGACTACATACCAAACAAACGAGAATGCCTCTCGACGACACGGACATGAAACGTTCAAAGCCGGTGACGAAGTTTCGTTCATACTGGACGGGAATAATCTCGTCATTGATACGCATCTCAAGGGTGAGGAGGGTGAACATCAATTTGTGACTGGGAAGTTGGTCTATATGGGGAGGGATAAGAAGATCGTCAAGCTGCAAACCAGCGAGGGTGATAAAGAGTTCCCGCTATAGAGGCTTGAGGTGAAAGCGACGAATATCGCTGAAGGCTCCATGGTTACCGTGGAACTCAATGAGGCAGGGACAGTAATCGACCTGCATCGGGCCAAGTAGGGACAGAAGTCCAACTGTCTGAGGGCTATTGGAGATCGTCCAGTAGGTAAAGGTTAAAGAGGTGAGGGGACTGTAGGCTAATTATAACTAGTGGCTGATCAGGAATATGTAATATTGCTGCACTCCGCGTTCGGTCTGCTATGGCTCATTCACTTGAGACAGGTCGCTCTGTGACATAAGGGTGCTGTACCAAGAGCAACTCCGCGAACCAATGCGTGAGTCATCGTTCCCGCGCCACCCGACACCCAACGAGTGCACCTTTCTTTTTTATTCGGGTTGTGCAACCCACAGGTCCTTGGTTTCCTGACTCAACTTGGGTTCCATCGCCCCTCCGCATCTTCACTGGTTAAATTTCGTCTTCTGACATCCTCTTGAAGTTTCGAATAAGCGATAGAAACTGTCCCTGGCAATAGCCTATCAGCTGGCAGGCTTTGGCGACCTGGCCGAGCCCACTCGACCTATGGGGTTGTTCCCCATGATGGAGAGGGAGTGTCGCTTCTCCCAACTGTCTCAAGTCCCCGCACCCGAGGCAGCTGACCAACAAGATGAATCGCTGGCGCACATCGAGCCAGAGACACTCCTGGGTCGCTGTTACATTGCTGGTGATCGAGCGCGACTGCGAGGGACCCATGGCCCTTGCCCTCAATCGCTGCTTCAGGCTGCCTATAGGCGGAGTACGGCGAGGCAACTACGGAGAGCTTTGGGTCGCATGGTATTTGCAGTGCAAGCGGTTCGGAATTTCGCCTAAAAGGAACTTGACTCGGAATACTGAGCCTGCTCAAAATATGATGACGTTGGCAACCCTTCAAACTGGTCGAAGACGGTGGCGCTCTCATAAGGAATTTGCACGATGCCCTGCTCATCTTCGAAGTGCCTGCAGTTGGTCGAGTGTTCGGGATGAAAGGGTTCACTCCCTATACGCCAAGTCAGTATTATGAGTAGACGACTAAACGGTAGCCGCTAGCGCCCAACAGCGATGTTTCAGAGCACCACTACCTGTCAACGCAGAGACCGATCACTCTGAACCTGTGACCCTTCACCCATATGCAATGATGTCACGGAAAATACCAGTGACCGTCATTTCAGGGTTTCTCGGCGCCGGGAAGACGACGCTGGTCAATCATGTCCTCACGCACCACACTGGCGCCAATATCGGGGTAATCGTCAATGAATTTGGCGAGGTCGGGATTGACGGGGACCTGATCGTCGCGGACGAAGACGCGCTGATAGAGATCCGTAACGGCTGCGTCTGCTGTACCGTGCGTACCGACCTGGTGGCCGGTGTGAAAGTGCTGTTGGCACGCGATGATATCAAGCTTGACCGCCTCATCATCGAAACCTCAGGGCTGGCTGATCCGGCGCCCGTCTTACAGACGTTTCTGGCTGACGCAGAACTCTTGGCCCTCGTCGAACTGGAATCTGTTGTCACCCTGGTCGATGCAGCCAATCGTCAGCATCAGCTTGACGATGACATGGCCCGTGAACAGATTGCTTTTGCCGATCTGATTATACTGAACAAAGTTGATTTGCTGGAGAGTGATGCCCTCGAACCACTGGAACGCGATCTGCGCGCCATCAATCCGGTCGCGGCTATCATCCGCACCACGCACTCCGAAGTGGCAGCCGAGACGCTCCTCGGCGTCCCCCGGTTCTCGTTGCCCCATGTGCTGGCGATCGAACCCGGTATTCTGGAAGGCTCGCACGACCATGACCACGACACGTCCATCACCTCCTGCGCGGTGGAGACCAGCCAACCCCTTGACCCGGAGCGCTTTCATCGCTGGGTCAATCAGCTCGTTCAACGACAGGGGCAACACCTCCTGCGCATGAAAGGGGTGTTGAATTTCCAGGGCGAGGCCCGGCAGTTTTACTTTCATAGCGTACACATGCTGCTGGACGCAAAGCCCGGAAAGCGGTGGTCGTCAACGGAGACGCGCCAGAGTCGATTCGTGTTCATCGGCCGTCACCTAGATCGCGCGATGCTCCAACGCGGATTTCTCGATTGCGTACACGACCTTGCTTGTCATCCCGTTGCCCAACCGGTCTTGTAATCGGAGGGTGTCATGAAACTCCAACACTACATTGGCGGTCTGGAGAATCTTGGACCGGTCAATTTTTTTGACAAAAAAGTGTTCATGGCAGAGTGGGAAAAGCGCATTTTCGGCATTCACACCGTGATGATGGCGGAAAGCGCCCATTTGGCGAACGCGCTGCCGAAATATCCGATTGCGCAAGTACCGACTACGTTCAAGGACACCTGGACTTGGGCCTCACTGCGGACCGGTGCCGAAGGTATGCACCCGTTCGAATACTTTAAATATCGGTATTACGAAAAATGGCTAATGGGGATCAGTCAATTTTTCGTCGAGCGCGGCTATATTGCCGCCGAAGAGCTGGCTACCTTGACCGAGCACTACCGTGCGAATCCCAAGGCGGCACTACCTGAGCATCACAATCCCGCACTCAAGGAACAGGTCATCAGGTATCTCCATCACGGGGACTCCGCCCTGCGCACACCGGTGGCTCCGGCCCGCTTTCGCGTCGGCGACACCGTCACCGTCGCCGATCCGAAAGCCGCCGATCACACCCGACTGCCGGGATTCTTGCGGAACAAGCGGGGGACCATCAGTGAAGTGTACCCGGGCGCGTTCGAATATTTTGTATCCACCGGTCCAGACGGCTTAGTCGGACCGCAGCAGGTGTATGGGGTGGCGTTTCACGCCTCGGACATTTGGGGAAGGGACAAGAGTGAACCTCACACTATCATTTATGCCGACCTGTTCGATGTCTATCTTCTGTCAACTCACTAACATCAAGTGAGGGACCACGCATGGCCGAACTATTCGAGTACGATGAGAACCGCGAAGCCAGCAACGCGGCCAAAGTCCACGCACTCGAAGCGCTATTGATCAAAAAAGGTGTGCTCGGCAGTGATACCGTCGATGCGGTGCTCAGCCATTTCGAAACCGTGGCAGGCCCGTTTAACGGCGCTCGTATCGTGGCGCGGGCGTGGGTAGACTCAGCATACCAACATCGGTTGCTGGAGGATACGCCGAAGGCCATCGCCGAACTAAACTTCCCGGGGATGACAGGCGCCGAAGGCGAACACATGAAAGCCGTCGCCAATAGTGCAACGGTGCACAATCTGGTGATCTGCACTCAGTGCTCGTGCTATCCGTGGCCGGTGCTCGGCCTGCCGCCCTACTGGTACAAAGATCCGGTGTTCCGGGCGCGTGGGGTGCGAGAACCGCGCGCCGTGCTCCGTGAACTCGGTGTGCCGATTTCGGCAGAGAAGGAAGTGAGGGTATGGGATAGCAGCGCACA is a genomic window containing:
- a CDS encoding GTP-binding protein, with translation MMSRKIPVTVISGFLGAGKTTLVNHVLTHHTGANIGVIVNEFGEVGIDGDLIVADEDALIEIRNGCVCCTVRTDLVAGVKVLLARDDIKLDRLIIETSGLADPAPVLQTFLADAELLALVELESVVTLVDAANRQHQLDDDMAREQIAFADLIILNKVDLLESDALEPLERDLRAINPVAAIIRTTHSEVAAETLLGVPRFSLPHVLAIEPGILEGSHDHDHDTSITSCAVETSQPLDPERFHRWVNQLVQRQGQHLLRMKGVLNFQGEARQFYFHSVHMLLDAKPGKRWSSTETRQSRFVFIGRHLDRAMLQRGFLDCVHDLACHPVAQPVL
- the nthB gene encoding nitrile hydratase subunit beta, with translation MKLQHYIGGLENLGPVNFFDKKVFMAEWEKRIFGIHTVMMAESAHLANALPKYPIAQVPTTFKDTWTWASLRTGAEGMHPFEYFKYRYYEKWLMGISQFFVERGYIAAEELATLTEHYRANPKAALPEHHNPALKEQVIRYLHHGDSALRTPVAPARFRVGDTVTVADPKAADHTRLPGFLRNKRGTISEVYPGAFEYFVSTGPDGLVGPQQVYGVAFHASDIWGRDKSEPHTIIYADLFDVYLLSTH
- the nthA gene encoding nitrile hydratase subunit alpha; translation: MAELFEYDENREASNAAKVHALEALLIKKGVLGSDTVDAVLSHFETVAGPFNGARIVARAWVDSAYQHRLLEDTPKAIAELNFPGMTGAEGEHMKAVANSATVHNLVICTQCSCYPWPVLGLPPYWYKDPVFRARGVREPRAVLRELGVPISAEKEVRVWDSSAQIRWFVLPERPANSEHLTEAQLAALVTPEAMMGVALVPSPPIR